One Populus nigra chromosome 16, ddPopNigr1.1, whole genome shotgun sequence genomic window, aaagaaagaaaagaagaagcagaaaaaATCCCTAAATGGCGAATCCCTGGGGTTATTTATTGCACCAAAATCCAAGTATTAatattccattaaaaaaataaaaataaaaataaaatccacccTAAAACTAATAGGATCAAAATCAAATTCTCAATTAAGTTCAAGGACTAATTCGGACCAATAGTTTTTGAGGGTTTGGTACCTTTTCGCCTTTCCATCTAAACCCTCACTTCTGTGACTGAAAGAAAAATATGCAGACCGGACACAAAAGAAAGCAACAGCATGAGCTTAAACCTCGAACCAACAAAAAATCAGCCGAAACCGTAAGCAACATTAAAGAAGAAGAGCCATTTCCAACTCACGCTCGACCTACACCTGAAGAATGTAGAGCCATACGAGACTCTCTCTTGGCCTTCCACGGCTTTCCTCAAGAGTTTGCAAAGTATCGCAAACAGAGACCCTATTTAATAACTCTACAAGACAAAGAAGAGTCCTCCCACTTAATCAACAATTGTGATGAAAAGAATGACAATGGGGTGAaagtggaagaagaagaggaggaggaggaggagagtgtTTTGGATGGTTTAGTGAAAACAGTGCTATCCCAGAATACTACAGAGGTTAATTCTCAAAGGGCTTTTCTTAATCTCAAGTCTGCCTTTCCAACTTGGGAAAATGTAAGTTTAaattttctctctgtttttgtaAATCTTCTTGTCccttttttatttgctgtgcTTACAAATCTCGCGCTTTCTTTTGcttgtaattgaattttttggaatttatgaGTGTTATTGAACCTGGTTTTGATGGGCACAGCtcatttaattgataataaatggAAAGTTGGAGCCAATTTGATATGTTTTTGGACCAACATTTTTCAtgtcttgtgtgtgtgtgtgtattttctttcttatgaggctctttctttgttttggcGTGATGGGTGATTAAACTTTTGTAGAATTTCTTAATTGTTGTTGGAACTGATATTTTTATGCATTGGCTTGGTTTTGAATGGTCTACTGTTGTTTCTGTTCAAGGTACTTGCTGctgaatcaaaatttatagaGAATGCCATAAGATGTGGAGGGTTAGCTCCAACAAAGGCTGCTTGCATTAGGAACATATTGAGTTCTTTGATG contains:
- the LOC133675307 gene encoding putative DNA glycosylase At3g47830 isoform X2, coding for MKNMQTGHKRKQQHELKPRTNKKSAETVSNIKEEEPFPTHARPTPEECRAIRDSLLAFHGFPQEFAKYRKQRPYLITLQDKEESSHLINNCDEKNDNGVKVEEEEEEEEESVLDGLVKTVLSQNTTEVNSQRAFLNLKSAFPTWENVLAAESKFIENAIRCGGLAPTKAACIRNILSSLMENKGRLCLEYLRDLSVAEIKAELSHFKGIGPKTVACVLMFNLQKDDFPVDTHVFEIAKAIGWVPPVADRNKTYLHLNHRIPKELKFDLNCLLYTHVMQFCSHEAVGIGVTRHK
- the LOC133675307 gene encoding putative DNA glycosylase At3g47830 isoform X1, translated to MKNMQTGHKRKQQHELKPRTNKKSAETVSNIKEEEPFPTHARPTPEECRAIRDSLLAFHGFPQEFAKYRKQRPYLITLQDKEESSHLINNCDEKNDNGVKVEEEEEEEEESVLDGLVKTVLSQNTTEVNSQRAFLNLKSAFPTWENVLAAESKFIENAIRCGGLAPTKAACIRNILSSLMENKGRLCLEYLRDLSVAEIKAELSHFKGIGPKTVACVLMFNLQKDDFPVDTHVFEIAKAIGWVPPVADRNKTYLHLNHRIPKELKFDLNCLLYTHGKLCRKCTKKSGSQQRKETHDDSCPLLYYCVKLS